The Primulina huaijiensis isolate GDHJ02 chromosome 12, ASM1229523v2, whole genome shotgun sequence genome has a window encoding:
- the LOC140990096 gene encoding trans-Golgi network-localized SYP41-interacting protein 1-like isoform X1 gives MEMPDNHFRDGSLAGEDGEYSPVESTDAATVDTVGESADQVGYGTNGTREADDGGREDTFVDCPDEIENSETQQNSQEKELLQDNQFHESDSGNEVQEFATEMDMIHDMQEKNVSEKDGSAQEHEEERVAFKRGLTRLCYQLKVLKEQHPSSIENDDRLVNHFPNESKGWDEKNLGSGASLNEMICECSMLLDTALSKPLHSEGKVEELNAVLSRKDQEIDFLNTKVAELSESKHGNLFQLNESGNVNDQHIEEIVNRTLSSLSLTLHRDELLEGALEEKISNVEKSVLFLVEKYNFFLSETDQLRACLTAVGSDINTMDEIETFVIAHDKIFELRSKEENLLQNLSYLDGENRKLLEQLEKQQSVVESANSEIENLSAVLEQEKNKYANIKEKLSMAVTKGKALVQQRDSLKLSLAEKTSELEKCFTELQKKSDSLEAAASLQESLAEKDTILKQCAEILSEVVAVDEPEPIDFTDKLRWLADENKSLKGLSLQYHKMNDALSFLSFPETIESNSLDSRVCWLAESFYASKQEAIKLQKEIDQANEAVSGDFDRFMTLILPETLKNSYLLAKLQDLKNSYEVQEKLQHELIKAREAAENVIDQLNTSRLAESGEKNCLQMELDSLRKEYEAVVRKEYQLSLEKDQIVSMLREASGLANDGQQEDHSDQFEVMTIIDSCLANIQEKTCHIKSDLVEVEIFERFQSLLYIRDIKVSLCELLLDEDMLHRMEVNRMSNELQMTTRELNTLKDEKAGMRKSFEQLEEKCALLREKLSMAVKKGKGLFQERENLKGSLSEKNVEIDRLRSELQLNISAYNDCQDQIKRLSLDVDRISRLETDLVAAQEHADQLKKFLAESNSRHRGVVDSIEGIAAPTNLVFEEPVEKVKWLVGYLSDLDIANTEMAQELRKVKDEASSLASKLSEAQTVTKSLEDALSMAENNISLHLDEKRELSVSKSLLEEELHREKKEASSNTSKFEEMSASKRALEDALSLAENNISHLMNDRDIAIESQTVAEEQIHKLREESAVHNRKLADADKIIQSLEVALSQAQENVSQLSEENSKVRISWEGLDNEIKKLREEADSHATKLADAFAKIKSLEDSSLLAENNMTNLILEKNNAEKEIVTLNSELKSCMEELAGIHGSKVNFSLELSGQINRLYLLLEDETVSTLLELCFKEIIGGLKNMDFQLKEMEDIFMEMDSDVPQKGPFMEDASSILSTLSRLDSALNMEMLNDVVNAVDSEIITFHIEQIVEKFHLKGKMLADKVENVSSCMDESIQLLLNSLQKTKDRIIAITKYVKSMKQQAKSVETDKEAQEDTIASLKSDIRNLSSACTDATQELELNAQRNISELRSILEFLKLDGRVSGYLGKIDGHSSAALSTDPTKTTERMLLAARQNQDITQQFLDVINKLISITEDMHNKLKETELIYGELSKERDLYLDKTCELGNDLKELKNSCHDMKHMLDDYQEKDDKLTKREREISASLSKIQELEDSLLSASEIKSIWSKISAIAIPDTAFAVGDEVPSDSANMRKLVYIIDSFNGYVQKVNSLSDEKKELQSIIDKQISEIELLKSKVKEHIKNEKDSRGMVNELSELKSGLQDIVKKLGGNEMMVDQNLAGVLPLLDELVLTSMLESENLRSENKELGAKLLWTERIVDDLSNKVKVLEEYTNAKITPTETDQERGTSKASVSTQLEITEIQDLGAVGTSNNIPLAPSAAHARTLRKGSSEHLAININSESDRLMNSLESDEDKAFAGHIFKSLNTSGLIPRQGRTAADRIDGIWVSSTRTLMSHPRGRLGLMAYWLVLHIWLFGTIL, from the exons ATGGAAATGCCTGATAATCATTTTAGAGATGGCTCTTTAGCTGGGGAAGACGGAGAATATTCCCCTGTAGAATCTACAGATGCTGCAACAGTGGATACAGTCGGTGAATCGGCTGATCAG GTGGGTTATGGGACCAATGGGACGAGGGAAGCAGATGATGGGGGAAGGGAGGATACATTTGTTGATTGCCCAGATGAGATAGAAAATTCTGAAACCCAACAAAATTCTCAGGAAAAGGAACTCTTGCAGGATAACCAGTTTCATGAATCAGATAGTGGGAATGAAGTTCAAGAATTCGCAACTGAGATGGATATGATTCATGATATGCAAGAAAAGAATGTCTCTGAGAAGGATGGATCAGCACAAGAACACGAG GAAGAAAGGGTGGCATTTAAGAGAGGACTTACTCGCCTTTGTTATCAATTGAAGGTTTTGAAGGAGCAACATCCTTCATCTATTGAAAATGATGATCGATTAGTGAATCATTTTCCAAATGAAAGCAAAGGTTGGGATGAGAAGAACTTGGGATCTGGTGCATCCTTAAATGAGATGATCTGTGAGTGCTCCATGCTTCTTGACACTGCTTTGAGCAAGCCTTTGCACAGTGAGGGAAAAGTTGAAGAACTAAATGCTGTACTAAGTAGAAAAGATCAGGAAATTGATTTTCTAAATACAAAGGTAGCTGAATTATCCGAGTCAAAGCATGGAAATTTGTTTCAGTTAAATGAGTCTGGCAATGTGAATGATCAGCACATTGAGGAAATTGTGAACAGGACATTATCTTCTCTTTCATTGACCCTCCATCGAGACGAGTTATTGGAAGGAGCACTAGAAGAAAAAATATCTAATGTTGAGAAATCAGTTTTGTTTTTAGTtgaaaagtataattttttccTTTCCGAAACAGACCAGCTGAGGGCATGTTTAACCGCGGTTGGATCAGATATCAACACAATGGATGAAATTGAAACTTTTGTGATCGCACATGACAaaatttttgaacttagaaGTAAGGAAGAGAATTTGCTCCAAAACCTAAGCTATTTAGATGGTGAAAATAGAAAATTGTTGGAGCAACTAGAGAAACAGCAATCAGTTGTTGAAAGTGCAAACTCAGAAATTGAAAATCTAAGTGCTGTGTTGGAACAAGAGAAGAACAAATATGCTAACATCAAAGAGAAGCTTAGCATGGCTGTGACAAAAGGAAAGGCATTGGTGCAGCAGAGAGATTCGCTGAAGCTATCATTGGCTGAAAAAACCAGCGAGTTGGAAAAATGTTTCACTGAACTGCAAAAGAAGTCAGATTCTCTAGAGGCGGCAGCTTCACTTCAGGAATCCCTTGCAGAAAAGGATACTATACTTAAACAATGTGCTGAAATATTATCAGAGGTGGTGGCAGTGGATGAACCAGAGCCTATAGATTTTACTGATAAACTAAGATGGCTGGCAGATGAGAACAAATCATTGAAGGGTTTATCTCTACAATACCATAAAATGAATGATGCATTATCTTTTTTAAGTTTTCCAGAAACAATTGAATCTAATTCATTAGATTCCCGTGTCTGTTGGCTTGCGGAGTCATTCTATGCATCCAAACAAGAAGCCATCAAGTTACAAAAAGAGATAGATCAAGCAAATGAAGCTGTGAGTGGGGATTTTGATCGCTTCATGACTTTAATATTGCCCGAAACACTGAAAAATAGCTATCTTCTAGCTAAATTGCAGGATTTAAAAAACAGTTACGAAGTACAGGAAAAGTTGCAGCATGAGCTAATTAAAGCAAGGGAAGCTGCAGAAAATGTGATCGATCAACTGAATACATCACGTTTAGCCGAATCTGGGGAAAAGAACTGCCTTCAAATGGAGTTGGATAGCTTGAGAAAAGAATATGAAGCAGTTGTGAGAAAGGAGTATCAACTTTCACTGGAAAAGGATCAAATAGTAAGTATGTTACGCGAGGCATCTGGACTTGCAAATGATGGTCAACAAGAGGATCACTCAGATCAATTTGAGGTGATGACCATAATTGACAGTTGTCTTGCAAATATTCAGGAAAAAACATGTCACATCAAATCAGATCTAGTTGAAGTTGAAATCTTTGAAAGATTCCAGAGTCTTCTATATATCAGAGATATCAAAGTGAGTCTGTGTGAGCTACTTTTAGATGAAGATATGTTGCACAGAATGGAGGTGAATCGGATGTCAAATGAATTGCAAATGACAACTCGAGAACTTAACACGCTTAAGGATGAAAAAGCTGGCATGCGGAAAAGTTTTGAGCAGTTGGAGGAGAAATGCGCTCTGCTCAGGGAGAAGTTATCGATGGCTGTCAAAAAAGGCAAGGGGCTTTTCCAAGAACGGGAAAATCTGAAGGGATCTCTTAGTGAAAAGAATGTTGAAATTGATCGGTTGAGATCTGAACTCCAGTTGAACATATCTGCCTATAATGATTGCCAGGATCAAATCAAAAGATTGTCACTTGATGTGGATCGCATTTCTCGATTGGAGACTGATCTTGTTGCTGCACAGGAACATGCTGATCAACTCAAGAAGTTCTTAGCAGAGAGCAACAGTAGACATCGAGGAGTTGTGGATTCTATTGAAGGCATCGCTGCTCCAACCAATTTGGTTTTTGAAGAGCCTGTGGAAAAGGTGAAATGGCTTGTTGGATATCTCAGTGACCTGGATATTGCAAATACTGAAATGGCACAAGAATTGAGGAAGGTTAAGGATGAAGCAAGTTCGTTGGCTAGCAAGTTGTCTGAAGCGCAGACTGTGACAAAGTCCCTGGAAGATGCCTTATCAATGGCAGAAAATAATATATCTCTGCACTTGGATGAGAAAAGAGAACTTTCAGTTTCTAAGTCGCTTCTGGAAGAGGAATTACACAGGGAAAAAAAGGAAGCTTCTTCTAATACTAGCAAGTTTGAAGAGATGTCTGCAAGTAAAAGAGCTCTTGAGGATGCTTTGTCCCTGGCAGAGAACAATATTTCCCATCTCATGAATGATAGAGACATAGCTATAGAGAGTCAAACTGTTGCAGAAGAGCAGATACATAAATTAAGGGAAGAATCTGCTGTTCATAATAGAAAACTTGCTGATGCTGATAAAATTATACAGTCCCTTGAAGTTGCACTGTCTCAGGCACAAGAGAATGTTTCCCAGCTGTCTGAAGAAAACAGTAAGGTGCGAATTAGTTGGGAGGGTCTGGATAATGAGATAAAGAAACTCAGGGAAGAAGCTGATTCTCATGCTACCAAGCTTGCTGATGCCTTTGCTAAAATCAAATCGCTTGAGGATTCATCATTACTGGCAGAGAATAACATGACCAATCTCATTCTGGAAAAGAACAATGCTGAGAAAGAGATAGTAACACTTAATTCTGAGTTGAAATCTTGCATGGAAGAGTTAGCTGGAATTCATGGAAGCAAAGTAAATTTCTCTTTGGAGCTATCTGGTCAGATAAACCGGCTTTACTTGCTTCTTGAAGATGAGACGGTGTCAACCTTGTTAGAACTATGTTTTAAGGAAATAATAGGGGGACTGAAAAATATGGATTTCCAACTAAAAGAAATGGAGGATATTTTTATGGAAATGGATTCAGATGTGCCGCAAAAGGGTCCCTTCATGGag GATGCTTCTTCAATTTTATCAACACTATCTCGCCTTGATAGTGCTTTAAATATGGAAATGCTGAACGATGTGGTGAATGCAGTCGATAGTGAGATTATAACGTTTCATATCGAGCAGATTGTGGAAAAATTCCATCTGAAAGGCAAGATGCTGGCTGATAAAGTTGAAAACGTCTCTTCTTGTATGGATGAATCAATTCAACTCCTTTTAAATAGCTTACAGAAGACAAAAGACAGAATTATTGCTATTACAAAGTACGTAAAATCTATGAAACAACAAGCGAAGAGCGTTGAAACAGATAAAGAAGCACAGGAGGATACCATAGCGTCATTAAAAAGTGATATAAGAAATCTATCATCTGCTTGTACCGATGCCACTCAAGAGTTAGAGTTGAATGCTCAAAGGAATATATCAGAACTGAGATCtattcttgaatttttaaaattggatGGCCGAGTCTCCGGTTATCTGGGGAAAATTGACGGTCATTCTTCAGCAGCACTTTCTACCGACCCTACGAAGACAACTGAGAGGATGTTACTTGCTGCTAGACAGAATCAAGATATTACTCAACAGTTTCTGGatgtaataaataaactgattaGTATAACAGAAGATATGCATAACAAATTGAAAGAAACTGAGTTAATTTATGGTGAACTCTCGAAAGAAAGAGATCTATACCTAGACAAGACCTGTGAGTTGGGGAATGATCTGAAAGAGCTGAAAAACTCATGTCATGATATGAAGCATATGCTAGATGATTATCAGGAAAAAGACGATAAATTGACgaaaagagagagagaaattTCTGCTTCGTTATCCAAAATTCAAG AATTGGAAGATTCTCTGTTATCAGCATCTGAAATAAAATCCATTTGGAGTAAGATAAGTGCAATTGCAATCCCTGATACTGCGTTTGCAGTTGGAGATGAAGTGCCGAGTGATTCTGCTAATATGAGAAAGTTGGTTTATATTATAGATAGTTTTAATGGATATGTGCAGAAGGTAAATTCACTCTCTGATGAAAAGAAAGAGCTGCAGTCAATCATTGATAAGCAGATCTCCGAAATTGAACTTCTGAAGAGTAAAGTCAAAGAACATATAAAAAATGAGAAAGACTCACGAGGCATGGTGAATGAGTTATCGGAGCTCAAATCAGGTTTGCAAGACATTGTGAAGAAGCTTGGGGGTAATGAAATGATGGTCGACCAAAATTTAGCTGGAGTATTGCCCTTGCTTGATGAACTTGTACTGACCTCAATGCTGGAATCTGAAAATTTGAGATCTGAAAATAAAGAACTTGGTGCCAAGTTGCTCTGGACCGAAAGGATTGTTGATGACTTGTCAAATAAGGTTAAAGTACTTGAAGAATATACTAATGCTAAAATTACTCCGACTGAGACAGACCAGGAAAGAGGAACCTCCAAAGCTTCCGTGTCTACCCAGCTAGAGATAACAGAAATACAGGACTTG GGAGCAGTTGGTACGAGTAACAACATTCCTCTTGCTCCATCTGCTGCTCATGCACGCACATTGAGGAAGGGTTCAAGCGAACACCTTGCGATCAACATCAATTCTGAGTCTGACAGGTTGATGAACAGTCTAGAGTCTGATGAAGATAAAG CTTTCGCAGGTCACATTTTTAAGTCCCTGAATACATCTGGTCTGATTCCTAGACAAGGGAGAACAGCTGCAGATCGAATAGATGGAATTTG GGTGTCCAGCACTCGAACATTGATGAGCCATCCGAGAGGGAGACTAGGTCTCATGGCTTATTGGCTCGTCTTGCACATATGGTTATTTGGCACCATTTTGTAA
- the LOC140990096 gene encoding trans-Golgi network-localized SYP41-interacting protein 1-like isoform X2 encodes MEMPDNHFRDGSLAGEDGEYSPVESTDAATVDTVGESADQVGYGTNGTREADDGGREDTFVDCPDEIENSETQQNSQEKELLQDNQFHESDSGNEVQEFATEMDMIHDMQEKNVSEKDGSAQEHEEERVAFKRGLTRLCYQLKVLKEQHPSSIENDDRLVNHFPNESKGWDEKNLGSGASLNEMICECSMLLDTALSKPLHSEGKVEELNAVLSRKDQEIDFLNTKVAELSESKHGNLFQLNESGNVNDQHIEEIVNRTLSSLSLTLHRDELLEGALEEKISNVEKSVLFLVEKYNFFLSETDQLRACLTAVGSDINTMDEIETFVIAHDKIFELRSKEENLLQNLSYLDGENRKLLEQLEKQQSVVESANSEIENLSAVLEQEKNKYANIKEKLSMAVTKGKALVQQRDSLKLSLAEKTSELEKCFTELQKKSDSLEAAASLQESLAEKDTILKQCAEILSEVVAVDEPEPIDFTDKLRWLADENKSLKGLSLQYHKMNDALSFLSFPETIESNSLDSRVCWLAESFYASKQEAIKLQKEIDQANEAVSGDFDRFMTLILPETLKNSYLLAKLQDLKNSYEVQEKLQHELIKAREAAENVIDQLNTSRLAESGEKNCLQMELDSLRKEYEAVVRKEYQLSLEKDQIVSMLREASGLANDGQQEDHSDQFEVMTIIDSCLANIQEKTCHIKSDLVEVEIFERFQSLLYIRDIKVSLCELLLDEDMLHRMEVNRMSNELQMTTRELNTLKDEKAGMRKSFEQLEEKCALLREKLSMAVKKGKGLFQERENLKGSLSEKNVEIDRLRSELQLNISAYNDCQDQIKRLSLDVDRISRLETDLVAAQEHADQLKKFLAESNSRHRGVVDSIEGIAAPTNLVFEEPVEKVKWLVGYLSDLDIANTEMAQELRKVKDEASSLASKLSEAQTVTKSLEDALSMAENNISLHLDEKRELSVSKSLLEEELHREKKEASSNTSKFEEMSASKRALEDALSLAENNISHLMNDRDIAIESQTVAEEQIHKLREESAVHNRKLADADKIIQSLEVALSQAQENVSQLSEENSKVRISWEGLDNEIKKLREEADSHATKLADAFAKIKSLEDSSLLAENNMTNLILEKNNAEKEIVTLNSELKSCMEELAGIHGSKVNFSLELSGQINRLYLLLEDETVSTLLELCFKEIIGGLKNMDFQLKEMEDIFMEMDSDVPQKGPFMEDASSILSTLSRLDSALNMEMLNDVVNAVDSEIITFHIEQIVEKFHLKGKMLADKVENVSSCMDESIQLLLNSLQKTKDRIIAITKYVKSMKQQAKSVETDKEAQEDTIASLKSDIRNLSSACTDATQELELNAQRNISELRSILEFLKLDGRVSGYLGKIDGHSSAALSTDPTKTTERMLLAARQNQDITQQFLDVINKLISITEDMHNKLKETELIYGELSKERDLYLDKTCELGNDLKELKNSCHDMKHMLDDYQEKDDKLTKREREISASLSKIQELEDSLLSASEIKSIWSKISAIAIPDTAFAVGDEVPSDSANMRKLVYIIDSFNGYVQKVNSLSDEKKELQSIIDKQISEIELLKSKVKEHIKNEKDSRGMVNELSELKSGLQDIVKKLGGNEMMVDQNLAGVLPLLDELVLTSMLESENLRSENKELGAKLLWTERIVDDLSNKVKVLEEYTNAKITPTETDQERGTSKASVSTQLEITEIQDLGAVGTSNNIPLAPSAAHARTLRKGSSEHLAININSESDRLMNSLESDEDKGHIFKSLNTSGLIPRQGRTAADRIDGIWVSSTRTLMSHPRGRLGLMAYWLVLHIWLFGTIL; translated from the exons ATGGAAATGCCTGATAATCATTTTAGAGATGGCTCTTTAGCTGGGGAAGACGGAGAATATTCCCCTGTAGAATCTACAGATGCTGCAACAGTGGATACAGTCGGTGAATCGGCTGATCAG GTGGGTTATGGGACCAATGGGACGAGGGAAGCAGATGATGGGGGAAGGGAGGATACATTTGTTGATTGCCCAGATGAGATAGAAAATTCTGAAACCCAACAAAATTCTCAGGAAAAGGAACTCTTGCAGGATAACCAGTTTCATGAATCAGATAGTGGGAATGAAGTTCAAGAATTCGCAACTGAGATGGATATGATTCATGATATGCAAGAAAAGAATGTCTCTGAGAAGGATGGATCAGCACAAGAACACGAG GAAGAAAGGGTGGCATTTAAGAGAGGACTTACTCGCCTTTGTTATCAATTGAAGGTTTTGAAGGAGCAACATCCTTCATCTATTGAAAATGATGATCGATTAGTGAATCATTTTCCAAATGAAAGCAAAGGTTGGGATGAGAAGAACTTGGGATCTGGTGCATCCTTAAATGAGATGATCTGTGAGTGCTCCATGCTTCTTGACACTGCTTTGAGCAAGCCTTTGCACAGTGAGGGAAAAGTTGAAGAACTAAATGCTGTACTAAGTAGAAAAGATCAGGAAATTGATTTTCTAAATACAAAGGTAGCTGAATTATCCGAGTCAAAGCATGGAAATTTGTTTCAGTTAAATGAGTCTGGCAATGTGAATGATCAGCACATTGAGGAAATTGTGAACAGGACATTATCTTCTCTTTCATTGACCCTCCATCGAGACGAGTTATTGGAAGGAGCACTAGAAGAAAAAATATCTAATGTTGAGAAATCAGTTTTGTTTTTAGTtgaaaagtataattttttccTTTCCGAAACAGACCAGCTGAGGGCATGTTTAACCGCGGTTGGATCAGATATCAACACAATGGATGAAATTGAAACTTTTGTGATCGCACATGACAaaatttttgaacttagaaGTAAGGAAGAGAATTTGCTCCAAAACCTAAGCTATTTAGATGGTGAAAATAGAAAATTGTTGGAGCAACTAGAGAAACAGCAATCAGTTGTTGAAAGTGCAAACTCAGAAATTGAAAATCTAAGTGCTGTGTTGGAACAAGAGAAGAACAAATATGCTAACATCAAAGAGAAGCTTAGCATGGCTGTGACAAAAGGAAAGGCATTGGTGCAGCAGAGAGATTCGCTGAAGCTATCATTGGCTGAAAAAACCAGCGAGTTGGAAAAATGTTTCACTGAACTGCAAAAGAAGTCAGATTCTCTAGAGGCGGCAGCTTCACTTCAGGAATCCCTTGCAGAAAAGGATACTATACTTAAACAATGTGCTGAAATATTATCAGAGGTGGTGGCAGTGGATGAACCAGAGCCTATAGATTTTACTGATAAACTAAGATGGCTGGCAGATGAGAACAAATCATTGAAGGGTTTATCTCTACAATACCATAAAATGAATGATGCATTATCTTTTTTAAGTTTTCCAGAAACAATTGAATCTAATTCATTAGATTCCCGTGTCTGTTGGCTTGCGGAGTCATTCTATGCATCCAAACAAGAAGCCATCAAGTTACAAAAAGAGATAGATCAAGCAAATGAAGCTGTGAGTGGGGATTTTGATCGCTTCATGACTTTAATATTGCCCGAAACACTGAAAAATAGCTATCTTCTAGCTAAATTGCAGGATTTAAAAAACAGTTACGAAGTACAGGAAAAGTTGCAGCATGAGCTAATTAAAGCAAGGGAAGCTGCAGAAAATGTGATCGATCAACTGAATACATCACGTTTAGCCGAATCTGGGGAAAAGAACTGCCTTCAAATGGAGTTGGATAGCTTGAGAAAAGAATATGAAGCAGTTGTGAGAAAGGAGTATCAACTTTCACTGGAAAAGGATCAAATAGTAAGTATGTTACGCGAGGCATCTGGACTTGCAAATGATGGTCAACAAGAGGATCACTCAGATCAATTTGAGGTGATGACCATAATTGACAGTTGTCTTGCAAATATTCAGGAAAAAACATGTCACATCAAATCAGATCTAGTTGAAGTTGAAATCTTTGAAAGATTCCAGAGTCTTCTATATATCAGAGATATCAAAGTGAGTCTGTGTGAGCTACTTTTAGATGAAGATATGTTGCACAGAATGGAGGTGAATCGGATGTCAAATGAATTGCAAATGACAACTCGAGAACTTAACACGCTTAAGGATGAAAAAGCTGGCATGCGGAAAAGTTTTGAGCAGTTGGAGGAGAAATGCGCTCTGCTCAGGGAGAAGTTATCGATGGCTGTCAAAAAAGGCAAGGGGCTTTTCCAAGAACGGGAAAATCTGAAGGGATCTCTTAGTGAAAAGAATGTTGAAATTGATCGGTTGAGATCTGAACTCCAGTTGAACATATCTGCCTATAATGATTGCCAGGATCAAATCAAAAGATTGTCACTTGATGTGGATCGCATTTCTCGATTGGAGACTGATCTTGTTGCTGCACAGGAACATGCTGATCAACTCAAGAAGTTCTTAGCAGAGAGCAACAGTAGACATCGAGGAGTTGTGGATTCTATTGAAGGCATCGCTGCTCCAACCAATTTGGTTTTTGAAGAGCCTGTGGAAAAGGTGAAATGGCTTGTTGGATATCTCAGTGACCTGGATATTGCAAATACTGAAATGGCACAAGAATTGAGGAAGGTTAAGGATGAAGCAAGTTCGTTGGCTAGCAAGTTGTCTGAAGCGCAGACTGTGACAAAGTCCCTGGAAGATGCCTTATCAATGGCAGAAAATAATATATCTCTGCACTTGGATGAGAAAAGAGAACTTTCAGTTTCTAAGTCGCTTCTGGAAGAGGAATTACACAGGGAAAAAAAGGAAGCTTCTTCTAATACTAGCAAGTTTGAAGAGATGTCTGCAAGTAAAAGAGCTCTTGAGGATGCTTTGTCCCTGGCAGAGAACAATATTTCCCATCTCATGAATGATAGAGACATAGCTATAGAGAGTCAAACTGTTGCAGAAGAGCAGATACATAAATTAAGGGAAGAATCTGCTGTTCATAATAGAAAACTTGCTGATGCTGATAAAATTATACAGTCCCTTGAAGTTGCACTGTCTCAGGCACAAGAGAATGTTTCCCAGCTGTCTGAAGAAAACAGTAAGGTGCGAATTAGTTGGGAGGGTCTGGATAATGAGATAAAGAAACTCAGGGAAGAAGCTGATTCTCATGCTACCAAGCTTGCTGATGCCTTTGCTAAAATCAAATCGCTTGAGGATTCATCATTACTGGCAGAGAATAACATGACCAATCTCATTCTGGAAAAGAACAATGCTGAGAAAGAGATAGTAACACTTAATTCTGAGTTGAAATCTTGCATGGAAGAGTTAGCTGGAATTCATGGAAGCAAAGTAAATTTCTCTTTGGAGCTATCTGGTCAGATAAACCGGCTTTACTTGCTTCTTGAAGATGAGACGGTGTCAACCTTGTTAGAACTATGTTTTAAGGAAATAATAGGGGGACTGAAAAATATGGATTTCCAACTAAAAGAAATGGAGGATATTTTTATGGAAATGGATTCAGATGTGCCGCAAAAGGGTCCCTTCATGGag GATGCTTCTTCAATTTTATCAACACTATCTCGCCTTGATAGTGCTTTAAATATGGAAATGCTGAACGATGTGGTGAATGCAGTCGATAGTGAGATTATAACGTTTCATATCGAGCAGATTGTGGAAAAATTCCATCTGAAAGGCAAGATGCTGGCTGATAAAGTTGAAAACGTCTCTTCTTGTATGGATGAATCAATTCAACTCCTTTTAAATAGCTTACAGAAGACAAAAGACAGAATTATTGCTATTACAAAGTACGTAAAATCTATGAAACAACAAGCGAAGAGCGTTGAAACAGATAAAGAAGCACAGGAGGATACCATAGCGTCATTAAAAAGTGATATAAGAAATCTATCATCTGCTTGTACCGATGCCACTCAAGAGTTAGAGTTGAATGCTCAAAGGAATATATCAGAACTGAGATCtattcttgaatttttaaaattggatGGCCGAGTCTCCGGTTATCTGGGGAAAATTGACGGTCATTCTTCAGCAGCACTTTCTACCGACCCTACGAAGACAACTGAGAGGATGTTACTTGCTGCTAGACAGAATCAAGATATTACTCAACAGTTTCTGGatgtaataaataaactgattaGTATAACAGAAGATATGCATAACAAATTGAAAGAAACTGAGTTAATTTATGGTGAACTCTCGAAAGAAAGAGATCTATACCTAGACAAGACCTGTGAGTTGGGGAATGATCTGAAAGAGCTGAAAAACTCATGTCATGATATGAAGCATATGCTAGATGATTATCAGGAAAAAGACGATAAATTGACgaaaagagagagagaaattTCTGCTTCGTTATCCAAAATTCAAG AATTGGAAGATTCTCTGTTATCAGCATCTGAAATAAAATCCATTTGGAGTAAGATAAGTGCAATTGCAATCCCTGATACTGCGTTTGCAGTTGGAGATGAAGTGCCGAGTGATTCTGCTAATATGAGAAAGTTGGTTTATATTATAGATAGTTTTAATGGATATGTGCAGAAGGTAAATTCACTCTCTGATGAAAAGAAAGAGCTGCAGTCAATCATTGATAAGCAGATCTCCGAAATTGAACTTCTGAAGAGTAAAGTCAAAGAACATATAAAAAATGAGAAAGACTCACGAGGCATGGTGAATGAGTTATCGGAGCTCAAATCAGGTTTGCAAGACATTGTGAAGAAGCTTGGGGGTAATGAAATGATGGTCGACCAAAATTTAGCTGGAGTATTGCCCTTGCTTGATGAACTTGTACTGACCTCAATGCTGGAATCTGAAAATTTGAGATCTGAAAATAAAGAACTTGGTGCCAAGTTGCTCTGGACCGAAAGGATTGTTGATGACTTGTCAAATAAGGTTAAAGTACTTGAAGAATATACTAATGCTAAAATTACTCCGACTGAGACAGACCAGGAAAGAGGAACCTCCAAAGCTTCCGTGTCTACCCAGCTAGAGATAACAGAAATACAGGACTTG GGAGCAGTTGGTACGAGTAACAACATTCCTCTTGCTCCATCTGCTGCTCATGCACGCACATTGAGGAAGGGTTCAAGCGAACACCTTGCGATCAACATCAATTCTGAGTCTGACAGGTTGATGAACAGTCTAGAGTCTGATGAAGATAAAG GTCACATTTTTAAGTCCCTGAATACATCTGGTCTGATTCCTAGACAAGGGAGAACAGCTGCAGATCGAATAGATGGAATTTG GGTGTCCAGCACTCGAACATTGATGAGCCATCCGAGAGGGAGACTAGGTCTCATGGCTTATTGGCTCGTCTTGCACATATGGTTATTTGGCACCATTTTGTAA